One part of the Musa acuminata AAA Group cultivar baxijiao chromosome BXJ1-5, Cavendish_Baxijiao_AAA, whole genome shotgun sequence genome encodes these proteins:
- the LOC135673858 gene encoding trans-resveratrol di-O-methyltransferase-like, with protein MGSFLEEFGAKELWQAHDRIFKHALSYIRSMCLKCAIELGIADIIHSHGKPITLSQLETELRIPPARSACFRRLMRLLVHLEYFSQISESENEKTLFGLTAMSALIMKEKVEGLSPLFLFIMDQAFLSPWQSVGRWLKGDEARTPFGVAHGKDIFDVTKQNPEFNSLLQAGMASDARLVVQVLTRECGDVFQGLRSLVDVGGGTGTMAMAIAEAYPQLKCTVLDLPHVVAPLVGNSKVEVVGGDMFESIPPADAVLLKWVLHDWSDAECVRILQRCKEAIPSKEEGGKVVIVEMVLNVDDSPPELAETQLLFDLHMMANTSGKQRSEAEWGKLFKSAGFSDYTLKPLLNLRSVIEVYH; from the exons ATGGGGTCGTTCCTTGAAGAGTTTGGAGCGAAGGAGTTATGGCAGGCTCACGACCGTATATTTAAGCACGCGCTGAGCTATATCAGATCCATGTGTCTCAAATGTGCTATAGAGCTGGGCATAGCAGACATCATCCACAGCCATGGCAAACCCATCACTCTCTCCCAGCTGGAGACTGAGCTACGAATTCCCCCCGCAAGAAGCGCCTGCTTCCGGCGGCTCATGCGCCTGCTGGTCCACTTGGAATACTTTTCTCAGATCTCGGAATCCGAGAACGAGAAGACTTTGTTCGGCCTCACTGCAATGTCTGCCCTCATCATGAAGGAGAAGGTGGAGGGTCTTTCCCCGTTGTTTCTCTTTATAATGGACCAAGCATTTCTGTCTCCCTGGCAAAGTGTTGGCAGATGGCTTAAGGGGGACGAAGCCCGCACCCCTTTTGGGGTCGCACATGGAAAGGATATATTTGACGTCACCAAACAAAACCCAGAGTTCAACAGCTTGTTGCAAGCGGGAATGGCCAGCGACGCTCGGCTCGTGGTGCAAGTACTGACCAGGGAGTGCGGCGACGTCTTCCAGGGTCTGCGGTCGTTGGTGGACGTCGGAGGGGGGACGGGAACGATGGCCATGGCGATCGCCGAGGCCTATCCACAGCTCAAATGCACTGTGTTAGACCTCCCCCACGTGGTGGCTCCATTGGTAGGGAACAGCAAGGTGGAGGTGGTCGGAGGTGACATGTTCGAGAGCATACCTCCAGCGGACGCGGTGCTGCTCAAG TGGGTGTTACATGACTGGAGCGATGCGGAATGTGTGAGGATTCTGCAGAGATGCAAGGAGGCAATTCCTTCAAAAGAGGAGGGAGGCAAAGTAGTCATCGTTGAGATGGTTCTCAATGTCGATGACTCTCCTCCTGAACTAGCAGAAACGCAGCTTCTCTTTGACTTGCACATGATGGCTAACACTTCGGGCAAGCAAAGGAGTGAGGCCGAGTGGGGTAAACTCTTCAAAAGTGCAGGCTTTTCGGACTATACCTTAAAACCCTTGCTGAACTTACGTTCCGTCATTGAAGTCTACCATTGA